A segment of the Terriglobia bacterium genome:
GTGATCTCGATATGGGTCATGCGCCGCTGGTAGCGGTAGGCGCGTCCCATGGGAGCGGGGCGGATGCGCTTCATGCGCGGGCCTTCGTTGGCGATGGCGCGCAGCACGAAGAGGTTGTCCACATCCACGTCCACGCCCTTCTCCGTGCTCAGGTAGTTGGCGTTCTCGACGGCCGAGCGCAGCACCTTCTGGACGTCGGGCGCGATGCCCTTCTTGGTGAAGGTGAGGGTGTTCATCGCGTCCTCGACCCGCCGTCCCTTGATCAGGTCGAGGACCAGGCGCGCCTTCTGCGGCGAAACGCGCACGTATTTTGCCGAGCTTCTGAATTCCATGTTCGTCTCTCTACGCCTTCGGCGCCGGCGCTGCCGGCGCTGCCGGAACGATGGCTCCCGGGCCTCCAACCACGCCGGCAGGTCTGGCGGCAACTTCGGTGGCGGCCTTCATCGAGTGTCCCTTGAACTGGCGGGTGAAGCTGAACTCGCCCAGCTTGTGCCCGACCATGTTCTCGGTGATGTACACCGGGATGAATTTCTTGCCGTTGTGCACCGCGATGGTGTGACCCACCATCTCGGGGATGATGGTCGAGCGCCGCGACCAGGTGCGCAGCACCTTCTTCTCGTTGCGCTGGTTCATTCCCTCGATGCGCTGCGCGAGGTAACCGTCAATGAACGGACCCTTTTTTTGTGAACGCATAATCTCTCGTTTCCTTTGACCGATCCTTCGACTCGGCTCGTTGCGCGAGCCTCGCTCAGGATGACCGCGCGCGGCTCCGACGCCGCGCCAACGCGGTCATTTGCCTTTGCGGTTGACGATGAACTGGTCAGTCCGCTTGTTATTGCGCGTTTTGTAGCCGCGGGTGGGCTGGCCCCACGGAGTCACGGGGTGACGTCCGCCGGAAGTCTTGCCTTCGCCGCCGCCGTGCGGGTGGTCCACCGGGTTCATGGCGACCCCGCGGTTGTGCGGGCGCTTGCCGAACCAGCGGGTGCGGCCCGCCTTGCCGATCGAAATGTTCTCGTGGTCGAGGTTGCCGACCTGGCCGATGGTGGCCATGCAATCCACCGCGACCTTGCGCGTCTCGCCCGAGGGCAGCTTGAGCAGCGCGTAGTCGCCTTCCTTGGCGACCAGTTGCGCGGCGGCGCCGGCCGAGCGCGCCATCTGCGCGCCTTTGCCGGGACGCAACTCGATGTTGTGCACCGTGGTGCCGGGCGGAATATTACGCAGCGGCAGCGCGTTGCCCACTAGGATGTCGGCTTCGGGGCCGCTGAGAATCTTGGCGCCCAGCTTGAGGCCGTCGGGCTGCAGGATGTAGCGCTTCTCGCCGTCGGCGTAGCTCAGCAGCGCGATGCGCGCCGAGCGGTTGGGGTCGTACTCGATGGAAGTCACCACCGCCGGAATGCCCGCCTTCTCGCGCTTGAAATCGATGATGCGGTACTTGCGCTTGTGCCCGCCGCCCCGGAACCGGCTGGTGATGTCGCCCTGGTTGCGCCGCCCGCCGGTGCGTTGCTTGGACTCGGTCAGCGCCTTGTGCGGCCGGTTGGTCGTGAGCTCGTCATTGACCAGCGTCGTCTGGAAGCGCAGCGTCGAGGTTACCGGTCTGTATGTTTTGATCGCCATAATCAGCTCTCAGCTTTCAGCTATCAGCTTTCAGCTTGTTACTGCTCCGGGACAATGTTCTTCCAGCCCCGGGGGTACCGTCTCGCCGTCAACCCGCCATCACTCGCTGATAGCTGACAGCTGACAGCTCTATAAGTTTTGCGCGTACTCGGGCATCTTTTCGCCCGCCTTCAAGCGCACGTAAGCCTTCTTCCAATCGGGGCGGAAGCCGGTGAACTTGCCGCGACGGCGTTCCTTGCCCACGAAATTGGCGGTGCGCACCGAATCCACCTTCACCTTGAAAATGGACTGCACCGCTTCCTTGATCTCGGTCTTTGTCGCCTTGGAAGCGACCTGGAAAACCAGCGTGGCTTCGGTCTCTTTCACGCCCAGGCCCTTCTCGGTGATGATCGGCTTGCGGATGATCTGGTAGGCCGATTTCATTATGCGACCTCCTCATGCCGGCGCTTGCTCACCGACTTCTTGAGCGAGTCCTGTAGCTTCTCCAGCGCGGGGCGGGAGAAGATGGCGCGGTCATAGCGCAGCAGGTGGTAGGGATGAACTTCGTTACCCCGCACCAGCTCCACACCGTGCAGGTTGCGCGAGCTGAGTTCCAGGTTGCGGTTCTCGCGCGCGCCGTCCACCACCAGCGCCGTGCTCTCCACCTTCAGCGCATCGA
Coding sequences within it:
- the rplV gene encoding 50S ribosomal protein L22 is translated as MEFRSSAKYVRVSPQKARLVLDLIKGRRVEDAMNTLTFTKKGIAPDVQKVLRSAVENANYLSTEKGVDVDVDNLFVLRAIANEGPRMKRIRPAPMGRAYRYQRRMTHIEITLAEKNRNGASAEAAEATHAAAPARKPARRPLAKKKPPAKKFAGKGKKR
- the rpsS gene encoding 30S ribosomal protein S19 yields the protein MMRSQKKGPFIDGYLAQRIEGMNQRNEKKVLRTWSRRSTIIPEMVGHTIAVHNGKKFIPVYITENMVGHKLGEFSFTRQFKGHSMKAATEVAARPAGVVGGPGAIVPAAPAAPAPKA
- the rplB gene encoding 50S ribosomal protein L2; the protein is MAIKTYRPVTSTLRFQTTLVNDELTTNRPHKALTESKQRTGGRRNQGDITSRFRGGGHKRKYRIIDFKREKAGIPAVVTSIEYDPNRSARIALLSYADGEKRYILQPDGLKLGAKILSGPEADILVGNALPLRNIPPGTTVHNIELRPGKGAQMARSAGAAAQLVAKEGDYALLKLPSGETRKVAVDCMATIGQVGNLDHENISIGKAGRTRWFGKRPHNRGVAMNPVDHPHGGGEGKTSGGRHPVTPWGQPTRGYKTRNNKRTDQFIVNRKGK
- a CDS encoding 50S ribosomal protein L23, translated to MKSAYQIIRKPIITEKGLGVKETEATLVFQVASKATKTEIKEAVQSIFKVKVDSVRTANFVGKERRRGKFTGFRPDWKKAYVRLKAGEKMPEYAQNL